One genomic segment of Arachis duranensis cultivar V14167 chromosome 4, aradu.V14167.gnm2.J7QH, whole genome shotgun sequence includes these proteins:
- the LOC107482936 gene encoding uncharacterized protein LOC107482936 has product MASVEVAQQAPVQESKPTEVEVQEAAPAEQPATEAAAPEAPATEAPKEETSEEPKEAEAPAVSVEEVESKEEVVTEEAKKSDEAETAEEKAEEASEEKAAEEPKETETAVTTEEEKEEAAPVEEKKADEAAVEAEPEVAIEKAEA; this is encoded by the exons ATGGCCAGTGTTGAG GTAGCACAACAAGCACCAGTGCAAGAAAGCAAACCAACTGAGGTTGAGGTTCAGGAGGCAGCACCAGCTGAACAACCAGCCACCGAGGCCGCGGCCCCGGAGGCTCCAGCAACAGAAGCACCGAAGGAAGAAACCAGCGAGGAACCAAAAGAAGCGGAGGCTCCGGCAGTTTCAGTTGAAGAGGTTGAGAGCAAGGAAGAAGTAGTAACAGAGGAAGCGAAGAAGAGTGATGAGGCAGAGACAGCAGAGGAAAAAGCTGAAGAAGCCAGTGAAGAGAAAGCAGCAGAGGAGCCAAAAGAAACTGAAACGGCAGTAAcgacagaagaagaaaaagaagaagcagctcCGGTGGAAGAGAAGAAAGCAGATGAGGCAGCAGTGGAAGCAGAACCGGAAGTTGCTATTGAGAAGGCTGAAGCTTAA
- the LOC107482937 gene encoding rho GDP-dissociation inhibitor 1: MLSIGVGLNSKNIMGGAADDNTPSRGYESGDEGASGGGEGGTLRRHRSESSIVATEDEDDDHDKKIELGPQCTLKEQLEKDKDDESLRRWKEQLLGSVDINSVGETLEPEVKILSLAIKTAGRPDIVLPIPEGGTPNGLWFTLKEGSKYRLMFTFQVLNNIVSGLKYTNTVWKTGLKVDSTKEMIGTFSPQTEPYTHEMPEETTPSGIFARGTYVAKSKFVDDDNICYLEINYTFDIRKDWQ, translated from the exons ATGTTGAGCATTGGAGTGGGtttgaattccaaaaacataaTGGGAGGTGCCGCAGATGATAACACCCCTTCTCGGGGTTATGAGAGTGGCGATGAAGGAGCTTctggaggaggagaaggaggaacaCTCAGAAGGCACAGGAGTGAGAGTTCCATTGTTGCAACagaggatgaagatgatgatcATGATAAGAAGATTGAATTGGGTCCTCAGTGCACTTTAAAGGAGCAGCTTGAAAAGGATAAG GATGATGAGAGCTTGAGGAGGTGGAAGGAGCAGCTTCTTGGAAGTGTTGACATCAATTCTGTTGgag AGACTCTGGAGCCAGAAGTGAAGATCTTGAGCCTTGCAATAAAGACAGCTGGTAGACCTGATATTGTTCTTCCAATACCGGAAGGAGGGACGCCGAATGGTTTGTGGTTTACTTTGAAAGAAGGTAGCAAATACAGGCTTATGTTCACTTTCCAGGTCCTCAATAACATTGTTTCAGGCCTCAAATACACCAACACTGTTTGGAAGACTGGTCTAAAGG TTGATAGCACAAAAGAGATGATTGGAACATTCAGCCCCCAAACAGAACCTTACACGCATGAGATGCCTGAAGAGACAACACCTTCTGGGATTTTTGCCAGAGGGACATATGTAGCTAAAAGCAAG TTTGTTGATGATGACAATATATGCTACTTGGAGATCAATTACACTTTTGATATCCGCAAGGACTGGCAATAG
- the LOC107482938 gene encoding LOW QUALITY PROTEIN: probable long-chain-alcohol O-fatty-acyltransferase 5 (The sequence of the model RefSeq protein was modified relative to this genomic sequence to represent the inferred CDS: inserted 1 base in 1 codon): MEGEALNLIMVWTTAAATVCYCRAIGNFIPKGGSSRFAAIFPAIVILXPTAFILSWLTTFKLLLFSFGKGPLNHLLPLRQFVPLSLLPIKLQNYPPEIQRPSLNYAFPTAIVVLATLIPLYTAKQSLHPKFVLFLYSLHMYIGLEFIFFVFSFFTRKLLGVQLEPQFDQPYLSTSLQDFWGRRWNIVVHKVLQPTVYQPVATASTRLLGTRWAPIPAILATFVVSAAMHELVFYYIKRERRGAWEPWEPSWDAICFFMLHGTCLAIEVAVKKWLRARGSKWRLPGMVSWILTVAFVYETALRLFFPALARCRVYEKATRELNAVMEFGKEVYGVLRFACFHVTRNEE, encoded by the exons ATGGAAGGAGAAGCGTTGAACTTGATAATGGTATGGACAACAGCGGCAGCAACAGTATGCTACTGCCGTGCGATCGGAAACTTCATCCCAAAGGGAGGGTCTTCAAGATTCGCCGCCATATTCCCCGCCATAGTGATCC CCCCCACAGCCTTCATCCTCTCCTGGCTCACCACCTTCAAGCTCCTCCTCTTCTCCTTCGGAAAGGGTCCCCTCAACCACCTCCTCCCCCTCCGCCAGTTCGTCCCCCTCTCCCTCCTCCCTATCAAATTACAAAACTACCCTCCTGAAATTCAAAGACCATCCCTCAACTACGCTTTCCCCACAGCGATTGTGGTGTTAGCCACTCTCATCCCTCTCTATACTGCCAAACAGAGTCTTCATCCAAAGTTCGTGTTGTTCTTGTACAGTCTCCACATGTACATTGGTCTCGAGTTCatcttcttcgtcttctccttcttcacACGGAAGCTTCTCGGTGTTCAACTGGAGCCGCAGTTCGACCAGCCTTACTTGTCCACGTCGTTGCAGGATTTCTGGGGGAGAAGGTGGAACATCGTGGTCCACAAAGTCTTGCAGCCCACGGTGTACCAGCCCGTCGCGACTGCCTCCACCCGTCTCCTTGGAACGAGGTGGGCCCCGATCCCCGCGATACTCGCCACTTTTGTGGTGTCCGCCGCCATGCACGAGCTCGTGTTCTATTACATCAAGCGTGAGAGGCGCGGCGCGTGGGAACCGTGGGAGCCATCGTGGGATGCCATTTGTTTCTTTATGCTTCACGGGACTTGTTTGGCTATTGAG GTGGCAGTGAAGAAGTGGCTGAGGGCGAGGGGGAGCAAGTGGCGTCTGCCGGGAATGGTGTCGTGGATTCTGACAGTGGCGTTTGTGTACGAGACAGCGTTGCGGCTGTTTTTTCCGGCGCTGGCAAGGTGCCGGGTTTATGAAAAGGCCACGAGGGAGCTGAATGCGGTGATGGAGTTTGGGAAGGAAGTTTATGGCGTTTTGAGGTTTGCCTGTTTTCACGTGACTAGAAATGAAGAATGA
- the LOC107482877 gene encoding uncharacterized protein LOC107482877, with translation MAPLFSFTVPMKCREIISFSHTYARNLSRNVLVNRRNSVSLVSYNSLIHRNLCCDERQRGSMSLIAYDANNKNYSESESQGNNNEAMDAVMKLYSAFKNKDTQDLADILADECRCVCNFLSFFQAFHGKRQVMEFFGYLIKILGNHIQIVVKPTLHDGMNVGVHWKFEWKKIHVPLGNGFSFHICQTYHGKAVIKNIEMFMEPLLHLEPFRLIITSRLTQLAEKIALFTAEKSGNKKAKKVLLVVLALLSITASLLFMKLAAS, from the exons ATGGCTCCATTATTTTCATTCACTGTCCCCATGAAATGCAGAGAAATAATCTCCTTTTCACATACCTATGCTAGGAACTTGTCAAGAAATGTTCTTGTGAAtagaagaaattctgtttctcTAGTTTCATACAATTCATTGATACATAGAAACTTGTGTTGTGATGAGAGGCAGAGAGGTAGCATGTCCCTCATTGCATATGATGCTAATAATAAGAACTACTCAGAATCAGAATCACAAGGTAACAACAATGAAGCCATGGATGCAGTTATGAAATTGTATTCAGCCTTCAAGAATAAAGACACACAAGACTTAGCTGATATACTTGCTGATGAATGCCGCTGTGTCTGCAATTTTCTCTCATTCTTCCAAGCCTTCCATGGAAAAAGG CAAGTGATGGAATTCTTCGGTTATCTGATAAAAATACTTGGAAACCACATCCAAATTGTGGTGAAACCAACTCTGCATGATGGCATGAACGTTGGTGTCCATTGGAAATTTG AATGGAAAAAGATTCATGTCCCTCTAGGCAATGGTTTCAGCTTCCACATTTGCCAAACTTACCACGGAAAAGCTGTAATTAA AAATATTGAGATGTTTATGGAGCCATTACTCCACTTAGAACCATTTAGGCTG ATAATAACATCAAGGCTGACACAGTTGGCGGAGAAGATCGCCTTATTTACGGCGGAGAAATCTGGaaacaaaaaagcaaaaaaagttTTGTTGGTTGTGCTTGCTTTATTATCCATAACTGCCTCCTTATTGTTCATGAAACTTGCTGCTTCATAA
- the LOC107482830 gene encoding uncharacterized protein LOC107482830 translates to MEAKKNAMGVQVEAVLVIMVVVMASPALSCMPSDGMGCKDCIVNQMSSSCPSCTPILHCMARCLWGGGSRPYCISKCDCNKGGYPTLSDCKRCMFKCKCNCLN, encoded by the coding sequence ATGGAGGCAAAGAAGAATGCAATGGGGGTCCAAGTAGAAGCGGTGTTGGTGATAATGGTGGTGGTTATGGCTTCCCCTGCACTGAGTTGCATGCCGTCAGATGGTATGGGGTGCAAGGACTGCATAGTGAACCAGATGAGTAGTTCATGTCCCTCATGCACCCCAATCCTGCACTGCATGGCTCGGTGCTTGTGGGGTGGGGGTTCAAGGCCCTATTGCATCAGCAAGTGCGACTGCAACAAAGGCGGCTACCCTACACTCTCTGACTGCAAGAGATGCATGTTCAAGTGCAAGTGCAACTGCCTCAATTAG